GGATAGTAtattgcaccagacttgttgGACGGCTTGAAGTTCGCCCAGTGGATGCCTTGCCCGGTGTCGAGTACTTGGCTCTGTGGCAAAGATGTGGCGAATGAAAGGCGAAATACTGCATTCTTTAATTTTTGTCGCCTGCTTGAGTGTCTTGAGTGTGAGTTCTATAAACGCAAGAAGTCAGTCAGGGCCTTCTGCTCCAGATCCCGTGATTATAGCTCTTGCGTAGCTGCGTCATGGTGGTTCAATTCTCAGATAGATGAAACGATTTATAAGTTGTGGAATCCTACTGACTTTTATGGTTAAGTATGTAATATATTACTCGTGTTGCTCGTCGTGACGAGATGCCTTATTACACTATGTATTGTTAGGACGCACAGGTTGAGCTCTGAAGATTGGGGCTCCATCGTTGAAAAACGGACAGCCTGCCCTAGGATGAGAGAATTCCAGTACTTACGATACCTCCGCGTTCCTATTCTATGCCGACTCGTGGACTCTTCGGTGAAGGAGTTGATAGGCCGAACAGGGGACGATGCTGGGCCTTTTAGACTCAAACGAGATGACATCTTGAAATTATAACTGGAACCTACTCAAAAAAAACTAGAAATATCCTCGGGAAAGGTGATACATAACAGAAAACCTCCTGGACAGGCTATAGCAATTTGGTTCCTACTGATTGAATGGTTGCGGCAGTCCGGAGGCAGCCAAAGAATCCTCTTCCCATCCTTGAAAACCCAGTCAGTTGACGACCCGTATCCTTGAAACCTGACCCCATTTGGATCCTCAGAATCACCTGAATCAAACTGCGTGAGATCAATTTTACCCAAGTTTGTAAAGAGCTGTGTATGGTCATCCCGATTGCAGGCAATTCTTTCTAGTGGAGGTGTCCCCATTGTCTTGACAATGTGGCCGGAGGGGACTTCCATGATCATTAGACGAGCATTGCTGTCACTTGATAAAATTTGAGTGCTGCCTCCGATACTCCTCATATCCATTGTCATCTGGTGAGTGTATGGAGGTGACAGTAGTGGAATTTGGTTGATCAGCTGCCCAGTGTCAACATCCCACAGGTAAATAACATTAGCATACCAGGAACCCGCGGCAACCCAAGTACCAAACAAGGCGATGCAGGTAGTGCCTATCACGAATTTGTCGCACTCACATGTCGTCTTTAGTTGAAATGTGCTATTATGACCCGCAATGATTAGGGATTTCCTTTTTAGCGCTTGCGAATTGCTTTCTTTGACGTCAAATACTTTCAGTTGCTCTGTGGTCGACGCAGCGAGAAGTCCATCGTTTCTAGAAAATTCCAGGCAATAATCTGGAAGACTGTTGTACTCGAATGCATTGATTTCCATAGAGCACGCTCTTTTGAGATCCCAAATTCCCACCTTTCCCTTTATTGTGGAAAATGCAAATTTTGTGCTGTCCCATGAAAATTTGAGTGCCATCACTCGTTCATCCCCGAGACGTCTCTCGAAACGTCCAGAGCTTGACCACAGACTAACTTTTGATTTATCGGATACTGTAGCGATCCATTTGTTGTCCTGAGAAAGGTTCACCTTGCATATTTTGCGCCTCTCATATTGTTCGCCCTCAACACGTCTCCTATGTGGAACTTCGAGCGGCCAGATTTGAGTGTGCAGACTCATATCCATTCTAGCCGAAGGCGTATGCATACCACATGATGCCAAATACTTGGTATCAGGGGAAAATACCAATGACGAAACGTCGCGCGAGTGGCTCTCAAATCGAAAAGTCCACATACGCAAAACTGTGTTCCAAACCCATATCTCACCATTTGGTCTTGATACGGCAAGCAACCTGTCATCATCAGAAAACGCCATAGAGCCACTGAAAGGCGATTTGATAATCTCCAAGCGTTCATGTCCAGAGGTATCCAAAATGTGTAAATTCATGTCAACCCCGAAAACAGCGACGATCCTCTCGCTTGGGGAAATCACAACCTTTCTATCACTGAAGGACACTagtccatccatcatcttaACTGCTTCCCTAGTTCCAATATTCCACTGATATAATTCACCTCTATTTAGTATTAAAATTAGCTTCGACGAATCATAAGGGAATGGCACTAGCTCATCTATGTCAAATCCTGTCTGCAGCTCGTAGCACCTCTCTCCCGTTTGTGTCTCCAGGATTTGGATACTCTTATTGATGAACGGAATCGCAATCATTGTGCTATTTCCGAGAAATTTGGGATCTTGGCTATCAGCAGTTTCTGATTCAAGCGTAATTCGTGAGACGAGCTCGCCTTGCTCCGTATCCCATATTCTGATGCAATTTTCCCATACTCCGGCCAACATCTTCGAGTCATAAGAGAAGTCCAAGCCGTTCAAATTAGCGGGTTCATAAGGCAGCTCAATCCACGTTTCATTTAAAACGTCAAAAAGCCTTAAACATCTATTCCTTACACGCGAATTATCACCTATAGTAGCCGAAACAAACTTTGTAATATCTCTTGATTCTCTGGTGGTCCGTGGAACGTCCGCTTCGACGTCGAAATTGCGGATACGAGCACCTGTAATTGTGTCCATAATCCCGATGGACTCATTATCCGAGGCAAGGAGCCGAGTTCCATTCTGACTGTATGCCAACCGTGGCAAATCGCCAGCTGAAACCTTTTCTATCATAAGAAGGCATGAGGGCCACTGAGAAATATCATGATTAGAAGACGTTACGGTTGCCCATTGAGGATATTGGTGATTgaaatattttcttatttgACTTGTTGAAGGACTGAAAATCATTCCAGACGCGTAAACCTGCAACGGGGCCGTAGCTATGGGCTCTCTGAAGCGGAGAAAGAACCTATAGGCGTCCCAAAGAAATTCGGACAATTCATCCATCTGATACTTGACCTAGAAGCTATTAGCCTTCGTGAAGAAGCGATATGCATAAGAATGACTGTTAGGCCTACAGCAAAGTTTCTCATCTTATAGAGCATCATGGCACCCTCTGATAACACGCCCAAAAGACTTAGAGCCTCAATCCAATGAAGAAGATGTTTAGAAAGGAAGCTTAATATCTGACCCTGCAATTCTCCGGCCTCAGAAGAACTTATTTCCGTCCAGGTATGGGTATCAAGGTGGATGCCCCAGAAGGTGCAAGCATATGAAATAGATTCCAAGCGGTCGAACTTGGGCCGGTCTCCTTTGGCTGCTCCCGGATGCCTCAACCGCCACATGTCGCGGTGAAGAACATTCCTCATGAAGCAAATACTTTGAGTGAATATGCTTTGGTCGATTCCACTTTGAGGCAGCGTGTCCCTCGCATGCTCTTCGAGAAATTGCTTGGCAGAGTAATGAATAAAACTAACTGTATCTGATGTAGAAGATACTCGTAAAAGGTTTCCGCATCCTTCAATCCATGTCTTCCAATCCAGAAGGCCGGTTCCTGCCGGTACCAATGGAGATTCGGGACTTAGAAACATTGCAAATTCGTTAACGGTAAGAGGGCGGTGAGCGACGAGGCAAAGGCTAAGAACATACTTGAATATGTCCGCTTCTGGGCTGTTAAAAACCGTTGCAAGCATCCTCCCATAGAGAGCATGCATACCCGCGGGCAAACGGCTCAATATCTGGGGCGCAGACGTGAAGCATCGACGATTTTTCAACTCTGCGAAAGCCAAGGCAACCCAAAGAAAGGTGCCGTCGGCGCGTTTAATGAGTTCGTTCTGCAGCCCTTTCATTTCTTTTTTGGTTGGTTTCAGGTTCCAATGCTCGGCTAATTCCTTTATCTTTGACCGAACGAATCTCTCGACGGCTCCGGAAACTGACGTCTGGACGTCTTCTAGTGACAGCCTCACGCAATTAGGATAGCTTCGAAGTTTTCTTTCCACGGATAAAGTGCCAGTACGACTCGACACCACCCATTTGATGTTGGGGTATTCTGTGACCAATTCCAGAACATGGACGATATCTTGGCCGCACTCATCAAGACCATCAATGCATATGATGGCGCCCTTTAGACCTTCATCACTTAAAATGGATCTAAGTGTGTCCCGAGCAGCAATGGCGACGCCACTGCCAACGCCTTTGAAGGCATTTTGGTTCTTGTCCAGACTTTTCCGGAGTGTATCAAGGTGTTTGTCAGATTCAAAGGCAATTGCCCCAATAAGACCCCTCAACGCAGCCGTCTTGGACAATTCTGATTCCGAGTTTCTAGCCTCGCAGAAGTAGTAGAATActcttcttgtcttgtcaGGAGAGGACTTGAGACGTTCAATAACGTCACATAGAAGCATCGTCTTGCCCTTTCCAGCATCGCCGGTGATCCAAAAGATCTGTTGCTCCGGTTTATCAAGAAACGTTTGGAACTCGTCGCTGTGAAATAGCCACCTGGAACATTCCATATTGAGGCCGCCCTTGTCCATTTTCATTCTCTCGAGTTGGATCTGGGGATCGGGAACATCGGAACCAAGAGCATCACGGCATTCCCGGTTCCGAGCATCGCGCTTTTCCTGGCTCTCCTTCATCTGTGTATAGTCACTGATGCACTGGGTGACTTGCTGTTCAGCCTGCTGGATTTCCGACAGCTGGCCAGCCCAGTCTTTCCATTTGAGCATGTCTTGAAGCCAGCCGAGAGCCCGATTCCTTTGAAGCATAAGAACCGAGTCTACTTCATACAATAGAAATTGCTGGTAAAGATCGACAATAAAAAGCCTGAGGTTTTGCCCCAGCCCTCTCATGGAATCGATATCCTGGAGCAAGAAGTCGGATAGCTCCCAGTACCATGCTAGTTTCTTTTGCACATACACGAGGCCTTGTCGGTTCGCTCTTCGCTCCGATGCTGGATTCGCGACGAGCTTGAACTGTTAGCATCTCTCGTAGTTGCTTTTAATCAATGACCAACTTACCACGAGGACCAGACCTAGCGCTGCGATTGCAGGGCCTGCTTGAGGGACGGACTCGAGAGGTCCTTTGATCAACTCGGTGATACTTTGGGCGATGCGAGCCACGTTCTCGATTGTGCCGAGGTGTTTATCTAGCTTTTCTGTTTTTTCCACTTGGGACCGAACAAATCTTCTCATTAGATTCCAAACGTCCTCGGAGCGTACCACCTCCTTGCTTTGtgaagaagttgaagaagTAGAGGCAGAGCTCTTCCTCATTATTGCTTCGAACTTTTCCATCGTTTTTTTGTTGTCGTCTTTTAGGCCTTTGTAGGCATCATTCCAGACTTTTAGCTGAATAGATGATGCAGATAGCTGGTCCGACGTATCGTTTGCTTTGGTTTGGAGTGGCTCTGACGAACCGTCGATGGGCTCACAGGACTCCCCCGAGACCAGGTCCTTCCCATGCGTTGGAGAATCATCTTGCTCTCCGCTAGAGG
The Metarhizium brunneum chromosome 7, complete sequence genome window above contains:
- the HET-E1_14 gene encoding Vegetative incompatibility protein HET-E-1; protein product: MPPKTSSGEQDDSPTHGKDLVSGESCEPIDGSSEPLQTKANDTSDQLSASSIQLKVWNDAYKGLKDDNKKTMEKFEAIMRKSSASTSSTSSQSKEVVRSEDVWNLMRRFVRSQVEKTEKLDKHLGTIENVARIAQSITELIKGPLESVPQAGPAIAALGLVLVLVANPASERRANRQGLVYVQKKLAWYWELSDFLLQDIDSMRGLGQNLRLFIVDLYQQFLLYEVDSVLMLQRNRALGWLQDMLKWKDWAGQLSEIQQAEQQVTQCISDYTQMKESQEKRDARNRECRDALGSDVPDPQIQLERMKMDKGGLNMECSRWLFHSDEFQTFLDKPEQQIFWITGDAGKGKTMLLCDVIERLKSSPDKTRRVFYYFCEARNSESELSKTAALRGLIGAIAFESDKHLDTLRKSLDKNQNAFKGVGSGVAIAARDTLRSILSDEGLKGAIICIDGLDECGQDIVHVLELVTEYPNIKWVVSSRTGTLSVERKLRSYPNCVRLSLEDVQTSVSGAVERFVRSKIKELAEHWNLKPTKKEMKGLQNELIKRADGTFLWVALAFAELKNRRCFTSAPQILSRLPAGMHALYGRMLATVFNSPEADIFKYVLSLCLVAHRPLTVNEFAMFLSPESPLVPAGTGLLDWKTWIEGCGNLLRVSSTSDTVSFIHYSAKQFLEEHARDTLPQSGIDQSIFTQSICFMRNVLHRDMWRLRHPGAAKGDRPKFDRLESISYACTFWGIHLDTHTWTEISSSEAGELQGQILSFLSKHLLHWIEALSLLGVLSEGAMMLYKMRNFAVKYQMDELSEFLWDAYRFFLRFREPIATAPLQVYASGMIFSPSTSQIRKYFNHQYPQWATVTSSNHDISQWPSCLLMIEKVSAGDLPRLAYSQNGTRLLASDNESIGIMDTITGARIRNFDVEADVPRTTRESRDITKFVSATIGDNSRVRNRCLRLFDVLNETWIELPYEPANLNGLDFSYDSKMLAGVWENCIRIWDTEQGELVSRITLESETADSQDPKFLGNSTMIAIPFINKSIQILETQTGERCYELQTGFDIDELVPFPYDSSKLILILNRGELYQWNIGTREAVKMMDGLVSFSDRKVVISPSERIVAVFGVDMNLHILDTSGHERLEIIKSPFSGSMAFSDDDRLLAVSRPNGEIWVWNTVLRMWTFRFESHSRDVSSLVFSPDTKYLASCGMHTPSARMDMSLHTQIWPLEVPHRRRVEGEQYERRKICKVNLSQDNKWIATVSDKSKVSLWSSSGRFERRLGDERVMALKFSWDSTKFAFSTIKGKVGIWDLKRACSMEINAFEYNSLPDYCLEFSRNDGLLAASTTEQLKVFDVKESNSQALKRKSLIIAGHNSTFQLKTTCECDKFVIGTTCIALFGTWVAAGSWYANVIYLWDVDTGQLINQIPLLSPPYTHQMTMDMRSIGGSTQILSSDSNARLMIMEVPSGHIVKTMGTPPLERIACNRDDHTQLFTNLGKIDLTQFDSGDSEDPNGVRFQGYGSSTDWVFKDGKRILWLPPDCRNHSISRNQIAIACPGGFLLCITFPEDISSFF